CAACGATTGCTAAGGCCATAATATGCTTAATACTCCGAATTTCAGGACAAAAAATGAAATTTCCCCGACTTTGCTTCTTGCTTGCTCTCGGTACATCTCCGGAGTTCGCCATCGCGAACTGCCTCGCACCAACAATTTCTCTCGACGGTGAAGGCGCGCGTTTTGAGGTGCCCGATGAAGCCGCTTCTGCGGCGCGGTCCAAGAAATATGGACAGCCTCCTGAGGCCGGCTATGGCCTCGTTTTGCATGATGGCGAGGGGTATTGGGTGCCCGTCGAAGAATTGACCGCAGTTCAGGTGGTATTGGGAACTGCCTTCGAAACCTATGACTATCGAGGCCCCGACCATTGCGTGCCGAAAGGCCTGCCTATCGAAACCGGCTTGGAGGCCGTGTCTCCCGAAGCGGTAGGCCTTCAACCAGCCAACGGGCTCTGGAAGTTAGATCTGTCGCCGGTAATTTACGAAGGCTGTCCAGATGTCATGTTGCAAGCGGTGCCCGCAGACCTCGTGGCTTTGCCGGCAGAGGTGGCCACACCTCAACCGTTATCTTTTCAAGTTCCCTTTCACCCGGATCAATTGGAAATGAGTTCGCGGTTTCCATTGGAGTGGGCCGCGATGGGTGACGCGCAATGGCAAGCCCGTGCCATGGAACACATCTTTTCGGCAATGCCGAGCCACGGAGGCAAGAGGAGCGAGTTGCTTTGGACTATTGAGGTCCTGACACCTGACTCAATCAGTCACACGTCCAAATTGACATTTGTGTTGCCACCTGAAGCTGTTGCCGCATTTGGCACGGATCATTGCTCGGCAAAGGCAACCGGGTTTTGGCGCCGCGTAGAGGAGTAGAGAAAATGCGTGCATCTGATATTTGGAGCGCCTTCGCTTTCGTATCTTCATTGCTAGCGTCGCAGTCACAAGCACAAGACACAAAAACAAGCCTTGTGCTCGATGCGTCGGGCTCGATGTGGGGGCAGGTAGACGGAGTGGCCAAAATAACCATCGCGCAGGATGTTGTAGGCGATCTGCTGAAACAGTTACCTGAGACACAGGCGCTCGGTTTGACGGTCTATGGCCACCGTCGAAAAGGCGATTGCAGCGATATTGAAGGCGTTGTTGCACCAGCCCGCGGCCAACATTCGGAAATATTGGCGGCGGTAAATGCGGTCAGCCCAAAGGGTAAAACGCCTCTTTCAGCGGCAGTTATGCAAGCTGCCAATTCGCTGAAGCACACCGAAGATAAAGCCACAGTGATCCTGATCTCGGATGGGGAAGAGACTTGTGGGTATGACCCATGTGAGGTCGGGAAGCAGCTCGAAGCAACTGGTGTGGACTTTACGCTACATGCCATTGGGTTTGCGATCGCAAATGAAACTACCCGCAGACAGTTGCAGTGTTTGGCGGAAAACACCGGTGGAAGTTACCGGAGTGCAAATGACGCAAGCGGGTTGGCACAGGCCTTGAGCGAGGTCGCATTGGTTGCGCCAGAACCAGAAGTAGACAAGGTGACTGCGACTTTATCCGCGCCTGAGAAGGTTGTGGCAGGTACGGAGTTCAACGTGCAATGGCAAGGACCCGCAGAGCAAGGGGATTGGATTGGCATCGTTCTCGATGGTACCCGCGACGGCAATTTCCTGAGCAGAGCGGACATAATCGGTGGCAATCCTCTCACGGTTCCAGCGCCGCCCAATGATGGTGCCCATGAATTGGTTTATGTGCGCCATGGGACAGGAGAGGTGCTGGCGACCAGACCGATCACTGTGGCGCCGATGAGCGCGGGTATCGAAGGCCCAACTTCGGCCATAGCAGGCGGCAGTGTCGCGATTAGGTGGAGCGGGCGCGGTGACGCTGGCGACATAGTTACGATTGCAAAGGTTGGGGCAAGCTTGCCGGAAACCATGTTCTATTTTCATACAGAAGGCGCGGCGGAACAGAACCTTCGGATGCCGTCACATCCTGGAGAGTACGAAGTGCGCTACATCGCTTACACCGATCCGCCCGAAATTGTTGATCGCTTTCCTGTCGAAATTGTTGATCCTCCGTTGGAGCTTGTTGCACCAGACAAAGTTCAGGCCGGAGCGGATGTCCCAATTCTTTGGAGTGGT
This genomic window from Shimia isoporae contains:
- a CDS encoding vWA domain-containing protein encodes the protein MRASDIWSAFAFVSSLLASQSQAQDTKTSLVLDASGSMWGQVDGVAKITIAQDVVGDLLKQLPETQALGLTVYGHRRKGDCSDIEGVVAPARGQHSEILAAVNAVSPKGKTPLSAAVMQAANSLKHTEDKATVILISDGEETCGYDPCEVGKQLEATGVDFTLHAIGFAIANETTRRQLQCLAENTGGSYRSANDASGLAQALSEVALVAPEPEVDKVTATLSAPEKVVAGTEFNVQWQGPAEQGDWIGIVLDGTRDGNFLSRADIIGGNPLTVPAPPNDGAHELVYVRHGTGEVLATRPITVAPMSAGIEGPTSAIAGGSVAIRWSGRGDAGDIVTIAKVGASLPETMFYFHTEGAAEQNLRMPSHPGEYEVRYIAYTDPPEIVDRFPVEIVDPPLELVAPDKVQAGADVPILWSGIKSSNHRDYIAIAIADDELPHIQSYAHTDTGNFVKLQAPDVPGQYEIRYFFAEGDRIVRALPLIVE